Proteins encoded by one window of Mariniplasma anaerobium:
- a CDS encoding EAL domain-containing protein yields MNQRRFKLFAKIGYATLFIYILYVAIAVADKELFFLYYSITSGALVLISILLMIVAIIERRKSLIISSLIFIALFIAEIIIRSIYQSFNDILINYTIETIYQIIFAIAVAIFGFGILDFLSFMQKRKNIQELAFENSSAIYIEYDKSAKTFIFEYSKSFSKAHHINKQTRKYSLEEIKSFTKEIDRHKLIEILEKNNVENTTEINIKLPDLNNYLSFYFYATKTNNHYLWIAFDVSDMDLMRKQLTITKNQLKELSISNKKVIENTNELIVILDMNGNVIQASNKYCEIFNYDPDEIVGVYVNDIGNRYHSDFDEWIKDVAEKKITTSVTKYKKNDEDFLISWKNVLLNDGDGKPKSIISMGEDITKITNLRNSLEYQANYNQITGLLNKNGLNKRIKELKDVRSAACFNIDIDEFYTVTDYYGIQISEQLLKILGNELKNIISSNDILANQSEDQFLLILINPSKVLIEKTKEILEEQIVKSYTIGDLYIQIKKRIGYAIYTDDTKNFNDLINYAALASYHKPDTQYNQVTRYQPIMKENLENNIILGNRLFEAIKNKKIDIHMQYIMDASTQKAIYVEALARWHDDVLGFIVPDEFFKVARKSNLIEMLELNLIEKSLSSFKILKEKEGQQDLKLTINLTPEMFLKEGFAQQFYDITILNQVNPKDVFVEVSENTFVHNNFICNEMIKRFKSFGFYIAIDDFGSMYSSLAVLENIEYDMIKIDGSIINHLESKKNHAIVEMISRIGSLSHKIIVAELVESKEVSDILLKVNIYLQQGYYFHKPQKMI; encoded by the coding sequence GTGAACCAAAGAAGATTTAAATTATTTGCAAAAATTGGATATGCCACATTGTTTATATACATATTGTATGTAGCTATTGCCGTAGCGGATAAAGAGCTTTTTTTCCTATATTATTCAATAACTTCAGGGGCACTTGTATTAATCTCAATACTTTTAATGATTGTAGCTATAATAGAAAGAAGAAAGTCACTTATCATTTCATCATTAATCTTCATTGCATTATTTATAGCAGAAATTATTATCAGATCAATTTATCAATCATTTAATGATATATTAATTAATTATACTATTGAAACAATCTATCAAATCATATTTGCTATCGCGGTTGCGATTTTTGGATTTGGAATCTTAGATTTTTTATCATTTATGCAAAAAAGAAAGAACATTCAGGAACTTGCATTTGAAAATAGTAGTGCAATATATATTGAATATGATAAAAGCGCAAAAACATTTATATTTGAGTATTCAAAGAGCTTTTCAAAAGCTCATCACATTAACAAACAAACTAGAAAATATTCACTAGAAGAAATAAAATCATTTACAAAAGAAATAGATAGACACAAACTTATTGAAATTTTAGAAAAAAATAACGTTGAAAACACAACAGAAATAAATATTAAATTACCAGATTTAAATAATTACTTATCTTTTTACTTTTATGCAACAAAAACTAATAATCACTATTTATGGATTGCTTTTGATGTATCCGATATGGATTTAATGAGAAAGCAGTTAACAATAACAAAAAATCAGTTGAAGGAATTGTCGATATCTAATAAAAAAGTTATTGAAAATACAAACGAACTTATAGTTATTCTTGATATGAATGGAAATGTCATACAGGCTTCAAATAAATATTGTGAGATATTTAACTATGATCCTGATGAGATAGTGGGAGTTTATGTTAATGATATTGGGAACAGATATCATAGTGATTTCGATGAATGGATAAAAGATGTAGCTGAAAAAAAAATTACAACCTCAGTCACAAAATATAAAAAAAATGACGAAGATTTTCTTATTTCATGGAAGAATGTATTGTTAAATGATGGAGATGGCAAACCAAAATCTATTATTTCTATGGGAGAAGATATTACTAAAATAACAAATTTAAGAAATTCATTAGAATATCAAGCTAATTATAATCAGATTACTGGATTATTAAATAAAAATGGTTTAAATAAACGTATTAAAGAATTGAAAGATGTTAGATCAGCAGCTTGTTTTAATATTGATATTGATGAGTTTTATACAGTTACTGATTATTATGGTATCCAGATTTCAGAACAACTCTTAAAAATTCTAGGAAATGAATTAAAAAATATCATATCAAGCAATGATATACTAGCAAATCAAAGTGAAGATCAATTCTTATTAATTTTAATTAATCCTTCGAAAGTATTAATTGAAAAGACAAAAGAGATTTTAGAAGAACAAATTGTTAAATCTTATACTATTGGTGATCTTTATATACAAATAAAAAAACGAATTGGTTATGCAATATATACCGATGACACTAAAAATTTTAATGACTTAATCAATTATGCAGCGCTAGCATCCTATCATAAGCCAGACACACAATACAACCAAGTAACTAGATATCAACCAATTATGAAAGAAAACTTAGAAAATAACATTATTTTAGGAAATAGACTTTTTGAAGCAATCAAGAATAAAAAAATAGATATTCATATGCAATATATTATGGATGCCTCGACTCAAAAAGCTATTTATGTAGAGGCTCTTGCTAGATGGCATGATGACGTACTAGGTTTTATTGTTCCTGATGAGTTTTTCAAAGTAGCAAGAAAATCCAATTTAATTGAAATGTTAGAATTAAATTTAATCGAAAAAAGTCTATCTAGTTTTAAAATTCTTAAAGAAAAAGAAGGTCAACAAGATTTAAAACTTACAATCAATTTGACTCCAGAAATGTTTTTAAAAGAAGGATTTGCACAACAATTCTATGATATTACTATACTTAATCAGGTTAATCCAAAAGATGTTTTTGTAGAAGTATCTGAAAATACATTTGTACATAATAACTTTATATGTAATGAAATGATAAAAAGGTTTAAATCATTTGGATTTTATATAGCAATAGATGATTTTGGTAGTATGTATTCATCCCTAGCTGTTTTAGAAAACATAGAGTATGACATGATTAAAATTGATGGTAGTATTATTAATCACTTAGAATCAAAGAAAAATCATGCAATTGTTGAGATGATAAGCAGAATTGGCAGTTTGTCTCATAAAATAATTGTTGCTGAGCTTGTAGAATCAAAAGAAGTTAGTGATATTTTATTAAAAGTAAATATTTACTTACAACAAGGCTATTACTTCCATAAACCACAAAAAATGATATAA
- a CDS encoding cysteine desulfurase family protein translates to MKEFYLDYAATTPLDNRVLDFMKPFLEHKFENPSSMHSHAIENKKAINQARKKVADALNASPDEIFFTSGGTESTNWAIKGYAFKNPDKREIITSKIEHKATLNTLHFLETQGYKVTYLDVDAYGLIDLKQLDQAINENTLMVSIIYSNNEIGTIQDVRSISKICRRHQTKLHLDAVQAFAQLDIDLQDLDVDFLTISSHKFYGPKGVGVLYVKKGLELEPLIHGGSQESKQRGGTENLYGVVGMGEAARIARLELEKNRNHYQMLQIDFHQKMMNAFDDIKLNGTPCGSNRSYNNLSYAFKHVLGHEFHFQLNKLGVFISNGSACNAQSIEPTHVIKAINVEKEYQPCVIRISFGKYCKLEDHDEIIKRFKQAYDEIRN, encoded by the coding sequence ATGAAAGAATTTTATCTAGATTATGCTGCTACAACGCCACTTGATAATCGCGTATTAGATTTTATGAAGCCATTTTTGGAACATAAATTTGAAAATCCTTCTTCAATGCATAGTCATGCAATTGAAAATAAAAAAGCAATCAATCAAGCAAGAAAAAAGGTAGCTGATGCACTTAATGCTTCACCAGATGAGATATTTTTCACTTCAGGAGGCACCGAATCTACTAATTGGGCAATTAAAGGTTATGCATTTAAAAACCCAGATAAGAGAGAAATCATCACATCTAAGATAGAACATAAAGCAACTTTAAACACACTTCATTTTTTAGAAACTCAAGGGTATAAAGTTACATATTTAGATGTTGATGCATATGGTTTGATAGATCTAAAACAATTAGATCAAGCAATCAATGAAAATACTTTAATGGTTTCTATCATTTATTCTAATAATGAAATAGGAACGATTCAAGATGTTAGATCAATATCCAAAATTTGCAGAAGACATCAAACAAAGCTTCATTTAGATGCTGTTCAAGCTTTTGCACAACTTGATATTGATCTTCAAGATTTAGATGTAGATTTTTTAACAATATCAAGTCATAAATTTTATGGACCAAAAGGTGTTGGAGTACTGTATGTGAAAAAAGGTTTAGAATTAGAACCTTTAATTCATGGAGGCTCACAAGAAAGTAAACAACGTGGAGGAACTGAAAATCTATATGGTGTTGTAGGTATGGGAGAAGCAGCAAGAATTGCAAGATTAGAATTAGAAAAAAACAGAAATCATTATCAAATGTTGCAAATAGATTTTCATCAAAAAATGATGAATGCATTTGATGATATTAAATTAAATGGTACACCTTGTGGTTCTAATCGATCTTACAATAATTTATCTTATGCATTTAAACATGTTTTAGGTCATGAATTTCATTTTCAACTTAATAAATTAGGTGTTTTTATTTCAAATGGAAGTGCATGTAATGCACAATCTATTGAACCAACACATGTTATTAAAGCAATAAATGTAGAAAAAGAATATCAACCATGTGTGATTAGAATATCATTTGGAAAATATTGTAAGTTAGAAGATCATGATGAAATCATCAAAAGATTTAAACAAGCTTATGATGAAATAAGAAACTAA
- a CDS encoding alpha/beta hydrolase: MKFHLNSGNSYDLNLIDDLKRDLVLILPGGAYQYASEREAGVVADAFSDLFHQAIYYYRDSQILYPKINDEAYELLNILKQHEKINNIYIIGFSAGGHFAAMISNLYPDYVKKLVLCYPVITTNPRYMHVNSFVNLFGKKPTTDELEEVSMERKIHSQFPPTFIMHTMTDTSVPVENSLLFIEALKANKVYVESHLYPTGRHGISIATKDVRYEDMTEKDYLDTYGYISDWVRLAKLFLKRGL, encoded by the coding sequence ATGAAATTTCATTTAAATAGTGGTAATAGCTATGATTTAAATTTGATAGATGACTTAAAACGAGATCTTGTATTGATATTACCAGGTGGCGCATATCAGTATGCATCTGAAAGAGAAGCTGGTGTTGTTGCAGATGCTTTTTCTGATCTTTTTCATCAAGCGATATATTATTATAGAGATTCTCAAATACTTTATCCTAAAATTAACGATGAAGCATATGAACTTTTAAATATTTTAAAACAACATGAAAAGATCAATAATATTTATATCATTGGTTTTAGTGCAGGTGGACATTTTGCAGCTATGATCTCAAATTTATATCCTGATTATGTAAAAAAACTTGTATTATGCTATCCAGTGATTACGACAAATCCTAGATATATGCATGTAAATTCTTTTGTAAATTTATTTGGTAAAAAACCAACTACAGATGAACTAGAAGAAGTATCAATGGAAAGAAAGATACATTCTCAATTTCCACCAACATTTATCATGCATACGATGACCGATACAAGTGTTCCGGTGGAAAATTCATTATTATTTATTGAAGCATTAAAAGCAAATAAGGTTTATGTAGAAAGCCATTTATATCCAACAGGTAGACATGGTATATCTATTGCAACAAAAGATGTACGTTATGAAGATATGACTGAGAAAGATTACCTAGATACTTATGGATACATTTCTGATTGGGTAAGACTAGCTAAATTATTTTTGAAAAGAGGACTTTAA